DNA from Leptospira mayottensis 200901116:
AACCGCAGATCTGATTGGCAAACTCCATCAGAATCGAAGGCGCATCTGTTCTTACCGTAGGATCGATGTGAAAGGATTTTGCCACCATAGGTAGTAGTTTCAATTTCGTATAGCCGTCCATCGCAAGAAATAACTTTCCTTCTATCTCTCCCTTGAATTCAACCATCGTACAATTTTCGTAACAGAGTCCCTCATTCTTGGAAGGACCAAACGCCTCTCTTACCGCGGTTACGTTTATTATTTTTTCCAGATATTCCGGAAAGATCTGGGAGATCGTAAGAATAAATTTTTCGTCGAGTAAAGGATCGATACTCACAGACAAATATACCGGTTCGGTCCTTCTTCGATGGACAATCCAAGCGCCTTTCTCGCATTCATCGACCATTCTTCCCTGTTTTCTTCCAAGATGGAAACTCCCAAATTGAGATCCACACTATGCCCGTCCTTTTGCAGAGATTCCACGAGTTCTTTTAAGTTTTTACTAAAATGTTCCCATTCTTCCGGAAGGACAAAGAATGCTATCCTGTCTTTTCGTATCCTATAAAAGCGAATCTGTCTGCGAAGTATCTTAGAAGTCCAGAGAGATATCCATTTTAGAATGTAAGGAGATGGAGAATCCGTCAGAATACTTGCAAATATTAAAATACTCTCATCGACTCGCATCTTATCCAATTCGAACGCGTGTAGATTTCCGAATCCGGTCTCCGGATCGGAAGATTCGAATTGTATGGAAATCTGCTCTTCGTATTCCTCTTTCCAGGTTTGAAACTCTCTATAGTCCAAACAATTCCATTCATTTGATAATATCTTGAGATAGCCGAAAGGTCGAACTCCGGTAGACAAAGGTATAAAAACAGAAGTATCGGTAAATTCAATTCTCCCTTCCCAGATCTCTTTTAAACTTTTTTCGGTCAGCATATTTTCTTCCGGAGATTCAGGAATATGAAGCACTTTCCCCTTACGAGATGCCAAAAGCAATGAAACGTCACCGCTTAAAAAATAGATTTCGACCATGCCAAGACGGGAACCAAGCCGCTCTAAAAATTTTCGGTGCGAGAGAATTAATTCAGGATGCGTAGGAATTTCCCGTTTCCAAACCGCACGAGTTTGATTCGACTTTGGTATGGAAGAAGAAAGGATTCGTTCCGCATTCGCTTTCCGCAAAAACTCAGCGCTACTTTGAAACGTCGGGTTTTCGATTTTCGTTTCTTCTAAACGAGTTTCCAACATTTGTGTTTGGGCCGTTTCAGTTGCAACTTGTATCGTCGAGTTCGTATTCATTCCACGATCTTCGCTCGAAATGCGCCGATTCGACGATGGCGATTTTTGAACACTTCCCTTCAAAACCAAACCGAACAGAAATAAAAGTGAAATAGAAATTCCCCCAAAAACCAAGGTATCACCGGTAAATAAATTTTTGGTTACGCCCGTCTGCCTTTCCAAAACACCGAACGAACAATTAAAAAAAACGAAAATGATTCCGAAATATTGGATTTTCATAAGCAGATTGCCGTTAATATATTTAACGGGCAAATTTCAAGACCTCTAAACCAATTTTTATGAAGTTGTACAATGAACTGGCAGAATTCTATTTCGATATTGAAAAGCCCGCACGTAAAATCGATTCTGAAGCCAAATTTTTAGATCGCCTTTTTCGAAAACACAGGATCATGACCATCCTTGATATGGGCTGTGGCACGGGAGAACACGTTCGTTATTTCCAATCTCTCGGTTATAGACCGAAGGGTATCGATTCTTCCTCTAGAATGATCGACGTAGCAAAAAAAAGATATTCCCATTGCAAGTTCGACGTGTCATCAATGCAAACCTATCAGTCCGGAGCTCTTCTCGACTGTGTCATCAGTTTGTTCGGTTCGTTTAACTACCTTTTGACGAACGAAGAAATAGACTCCACTCTCAAACTCATGGAACAAAATCTGAAACCCGCAGGTCTTGCGATTCTTGAAATCTGGAACGCGGAACCTCTTCGAGCAATCAAAAGAAAACCGATCACCCCAGTGACTCAGATCAAATCCCAAAACACTACGATTCAAAGAAACAGAGGCTTCCGTTTGGTCAGGGCGGATACTTCCACAATGGTGGAAGTGAATTATATCTATCAAATCAACGCCAGAGAAATTCGAGACAAACACGTTATGCGCGTTTTTTATCTTCCCGAAATCGAAAAAATGATTCTGAGGCATAAATTTGAAATCATGCATATCTATTCCGGATTCAACGAAGCCAAATTCAAAAACTCCGCGGGAAGAATACTACTCGTTCTGAAAAAAAAGAGCACTTAGCTCAGTCCCTGGATTAAAAGATCGAAAATATAAGAACCTATTCCAAAAGAAACTAAAGTGTCGCTCTCTAAGAATCGCTTCCTCAGGTTTTGGGACGCGCTGTAAAATACCAATAACTTGACCTCGCGTCGATCCCTTTCGGATTCGCTGGACCGAACTCACGTTATTTTACCACTCGGACACATGAAAAAAGTAAGTTAGACGATATTTCATAGGAGATATCCTGAACGAAATAACAAAAAACAACCTGAGCTTATCTTATTATAGTAATATATCTAATGCGTACCGCAGAAAAAGCGCGCCAACGTTGAAATCTCCGTTTGAGCTCTGCGAATTTCTTGATCGAAGATTCCACATGTATTTCCCATTTTTCCGAATCTGTCGGATTTATTCCGTAGAAATTTCTCATTCCCTTTGAAAAAATGAGTCGCTTCACTTCGGCTGTTACTTCTTTTCAGGAAAAATACAGCGTGATCCGGGAATTGATCTGCGCCATTTTATTTTTTACTTCTTCCTGGTTTTGTGCAATCGGGTTATTGCCGATTTTTAATTCACGCAACGCTTTCATTTCGGAAAGGAACTCCGGCAATTCGGATATCCGGTTATCGTTCATCCAAAGCTCCTTGAGCTTTTTCAGCTCTTTGAGAATTTCCGGAATTTCCGCGAATTTATTATTCTCTAAAGATAAGTCTTCCAAAGATTTCAATTGAGCAATAGACACCGGAAGAGAGGCAAGTCCGTTGTTACTAAGATAAAGACCTTCCAATTTTTTGAAGTTTCCGAATAGATCGGATAATTCTTCGAGCTGATTTCCATCCAAGTCCAAGGATTCCAAGTTGGGAAATTGCACGAGGGATTTAGGCAACTTGGAAATTCGGTTTTCTCCAAGGCTTAATTCCTTCACGGATTCCAATTCCACGTTCAGATCGGGCAAGTTTGAAATACGATTTTCCGGCAGACTAATTCGGATTAATTTTTTCAGGTCGACGATTTCGACCGGGATCGTTTCCAATTCGTTCCGCCAAACCAGAAGCTGCTCTAAATTGGGAAAATTGCGGATCCCCTCCAAAGAAGCCAGTCGATTTTCGTAGAGTCCCAGTTCTTTGACCTGGACAAAAGCGCGGGTTAGATTGGAAATCCCGGTAATGACGTTTCTCGCCAAATCTATCTTTTCAAGGTTTTTTAAATCCGCCAATCGTTCCGGGAACTCAATCAATTGATTGTCTATGACAATCAGTTCCTTTAACTTTGAAAGTCGGTAAACGAATTCCGGTATTTCTCCCAGAGCGTTGTTGTTTAGACAAAGTTTTTCGACGTTTGAAAAATTCGGTAGATTCGTTTTATTTTCCGTAAAGGGACCGTTATCGGTAAAATACAAGGATCGAAGCGAAGATATCCCCAGCAGAAAATCGGGAAACTCGGTTAATTGCACCTCTTCAATAGAAATAGTGCGGATATTTTTCAATTCGCAAAGGCTTTTCAAGGAAGTGATTTTTTTACAATTTGAAAGAGAGAACTCCTTTAGATTTTCGAAAAGACCGATGTCGCTAAGATCAATCTCTTCGGCTTCCAAAACGCTTATGGACTCACTCCCTTTGGAATAGTACTTGAAGAGAGGAGATTTGCCGAGCTTGAGCGTCGGATACAGATCTTTTTGTTCTTTCGTTGTCGAGTCGAAAAAGACAAAAGCGTCTTCGTCGTGATAATAGGAAAACATTAGAAAATACGGTTGTTGTTTCGGAATTCTTATGAAAACTTCCGTCTCGGTCGTTTTGCGGATCACTTCTTGAGCCAAACGGCAAAGAATATCCTTCACTATTGAAAAATCCTCGTCTCCCCAAACTTCGCGGATTTTCACCGGTTTTTGCTTCAGATGGTTTTTTATAAAATTAAAAAAATCTAGGATCGGAATATTTCGAATAGAACCATCGACTAACGCGCTTTCGGGATCGTTACTTTCCAAATCGTAATCGAATTCGATGCAGTGATCCGTGTTTGCGTCGTCCCATCGTATATCAAAAATGCCGACGGGAGATTTTTCGCTTTTACCCAGTTCTTCCCAATAGAGATAAACCGCGTCGAAAACTTCTCCGGCTAAAGTTTCCCAATTCATCTTTTGCAATAGTTTAGAATACGTCGATGATTCGAAATCTCCAACGCGAACCTTCAAGAATTTATGAAATGTTTCGGAAAGCAAAGAATCCGGTTTTTTTATCTCCGACTTTTTCTGCGGTGCATTTTTTTTTGCGACCGGTGCGGAAGAAGCTCGCTCTTCTCCTTCCATATATCCCTTCTTCAACTTCTCACTCAAAAGCTTCTTCGCTTCCTTCTGACATTCCCCTTTGCTGCCGAATGTTTTTGTCTGCGTTTGCCCGGCTGTTCCGGTTTTCCCATAGGTTACAGTAAAAGAAGTTCCGGAAACTTCTATGTTCCAAAATTTGTCAGACTTGTCGTCTTTGTAGGTGAGGTGGTGTTTCATGATTTATCTCCAAAACGAATTTTAGTATATTAGAATTTTATAAATATATTGTTGATTTAGATTATTTCTTACCCAGAAATAAGTTAGCTCATGTTTCTTGATTATATTTTCGTTTGAGCTCCACAAATTCCCTGATCGAAGATTCTACATGTATTTCCATCTTTTCCGGATCTGTCGGACGATTTCTCAAAGAATGGGAAGAAATCACCAATTCTTTGCGCGTTTTACAAGAGTTACGAATTCTTCGTCTTTTCTAAACGAATTAAACCAATTCGACATGAACCATTTTTTGGGGCAATCGAGTCTTATACCATGAGCCACATACTGTAAGAGCATTTTTTTGTCTTTTTGGACGGCGTAATGACGAGCTAAAGAAAAAGCGAGATTCTTATACGTAATTGAGGCTGGTACCATAGCGAGTCCCGCTTCGAGAATCTCATTATTCTCAAACAAAACACCTGCATCAATTGTGAGTGAGGCAATTCCTTCCCCTACACGAAATTGGTTGTAGACAAGTTTGTTAGGAAAGCCGAGGGTAGGGACAATCGCGAGATAAGCATCCAATATGGCCTTGAAGTTCTTCGGTTTTTTCTTTTCGTAAAATTCATCCATGCGTCCAAATACGTGGTCTATAATAAGTCCCTGGACTTTGTCGTCCGGTACAAGATCTTCCATCTTTCTGATGAGGGCACAAATTTCTTCTAGACTCTTCTTTTTTATGTAGTGTTCTACATTTAATTCAAAGTCCAATTGCTCCAGCAATTCCTTATTCTGCTTCGATTTGGGTTTTTGAGTTTTTTTAAGCTCGTTCTTATATTCGACAAATTTCTTCTTGTAAAACTTTTTCGCGTCGCTTTGTTTTAGTCCCGTTTCCTTTTTGATGCGCTGGCTGTAGCCCTCTTCCTCTTCGTCGGTTAAGCCGATGAGTATTCCATCACAGGCACTGCATAAGACTTCCAGTACGGTTTTTCTATCGGCGCCAGTCACGCTCGTCAGCAGTTGATCTCCTATGGCGATGATTTTGTGAAATTCCGACTCTTTTAAAAAATTGCTTAAATTGATCTCATTTTTCTTGTCTGTAGAAGCGGATTTCGTTTTAGCAAAATTATCTCCTTCCATATATCCCTTCTTCAACTTCTCACTCAAAAGCTTCTTCGCTTCCTTCTGACATTCCCCTTTGCTGCCGAATGTTTTTGTCTGCGTTTGCCCGGCTGTTCCGGTTTTCCCATAGGTTACAGTAAAAGAAGTTCCGGAAACTTCTATGTTCCAAAATTTGTCAGACTTGTCGTCTTTGTAGGTGAGGTGGTGTTTCATGGTTTATCTCCAAAACGAATTTTAGTATATTAGAATTTTATAAATATATTGTTGATTTAGATTATTTCTTACCCAGAAATAAGTTAGCTCATGTTTCTTGATTATATTTTCGTTTGAGCTCCACAAATTCCCTGATCGAAGATTCTACATGTATTTCCATCTTTTCCGGATCTGTCGGATCTATTTCGTAGAAATTTATCTTTTCCTTTGCGAAAATAAGCAGCTTCACTTCGGCTGTTAATTCTTTCTTTGTTGCAAAGGTGGTTTCGGTGACATTACCCGCCTCTCCCATACCCCCGCATGCTGCCTAAGCGTTAGGCCTTGAACGTTAAAGCGCCAAAACTTCGGTGAGTTGACCGGAGAAGGCGGTTTATTGGAATTGAAATCGTTTTTTACGAAGTAGCGTTCTTTTCCCTGCTCGTCTTCTTGCTTAGCTTTTTTTAAAATCTTGGCATCGAAATTTTGGAAGCCCTCTTCTGTCACGATGAATTTGTTTTTCGGCTCCTCGTACTCTGACCAATACGTGAGAGCAATAACAAAAGGCTTTTGGAAATTTGCCTTTTGGAACATCCGCTTTTGCAGCATCTTTTCAATGGCAAGATTCAACAAATTTTCGTTCTCGTCGACGCTTTCTATCCTTGTTTTAATGGGAAATTGGTCGAAATTGTCCGCGTTCCATTCTCTACAGAAATCAAAACTCAACCCAAATCCTTCGGAGTCTTCGAAAATAGTCGCGTGTAAGGCGACGTATATTTTGTTCAAGTCGGCGACAAATGTCTCTAGTTGCGCCGTGATCTCGTCTGCTTTCATATACTTTTCCTAGCTATCGAAAGTTTTTGCCTACACCTGGCCGTGCCTGTTCCCCATACACCACAGCGAATGAATTCCGAAAAACTTATATGTTTTAAAATTTATCAGATTTTTCGTCTGGTGTTTCATGACCTTTTCCTGAAGGTTGAGCTTTTTAGCCGACTTGCATTTCGATTTTAGCGTTTTCTCCCATCTCGAATCTGCATTATTATTTTCGCTCTACATCCTGGGACATTCTTTTTAATTTTCTTCATTTTTATTCGTCTTGATTTCAAGTCCGTCGCGGCATTTCCTTATTATCGTTTATTTCTTATCATATGTCGTAGACGAACAATGAGTCTTCATTTTGTGACAAACCTACATCTTCGTTTAATAATGAAGATAAAAAAACAAGTTATAGACAAAAATGATCAACCGAAAAGTTCTATTCTATCTTGGAAGAGTTTGAAAAAGTCCAGTTTTTCTTCCGAAGCAGAATCGTAATAAACAAGTCTCCGTCTTTTTCAACCGCTCTCGCGTCGTGCCTTAATAAACTTTCACGGTCTGATTCTGAAGCGGATACTTCCAAAACTCGGACCAAACAATAATTAGAACACCGAACCGTCAGAATCTTTTTTGTTTGTAACATCTTGGATTACGGGTAGCAGTCAAATTTTACGTTATGCGCGAAATGTTACAGAATCATTTTCTTGTCTTTTTGTGCGGCATTAATAGTTGGCCATCGAAAAGACAAAACCATACGCGTGGCCAAGGCGAGTATTATCGCAAGCAAGGATGAGACAGGATTTCGTATTATTACTATTTCGTGTAAGGTTTGAGACTATAAGTTATTTCAAAAATACTTTATCTTTACTTAAAATGCGGATGCCATCATTCTAAGATATTTTTGAGGTAACTTCTAATGCTGACTTGTTACAAAAACGTTAGCAAAATTTAAAGATATTAGATCGATTAAATCAAT
Protein-coding regions in this window:
- a CDS encoding LIC_11051 family fibronectin-binding protein, with the protein product MKHHLTYKDDKSDKFWNIEVSGTSFTVTYGKTGTAGQTQTKTFGSKGECQKEAKKLLSEKLKKGYMEGEERASSAPVAKKNAPQKKSEIKKPDSLLSETFHKFLKVRVGDFESSTYSKLLQKMNWETLAGEVFDAVYLYWEELGKSEKSPVGIFDIRWDDANTDHCIEFDYDLESNDPESALVDGSIRNIPILDFFNFIKNHLKQKPVKIREVWGDEDFSIVKDILCRLAQEVIRKTTETEVFIRIPKQQPYFLMFSYYHDEDAFVFFDSTTKEQKDLYPTLKLGKSPLFKYYSKGSESISVLEAEEIDLSDIGLFENLKEFSLSNCKKITSLKSLCELKNIRTISIEEVQLTEFPDFLLGISSLRSLYFTDNGPFTENKTNLPNFSNVEKLCLNNNALGEIPEFVYRLSKLKELIVIDNQLIEFPERLADLKNLEKIDLARNVITGISNLTRAFVQVKELGLYENRLASLEGIRNFPNLEQLLVWRNELETIPVEIVDLKKLIRISLPENRISNLPDLNVELESVKELSLGENRISKLPKSLVQFPNLESLDLDGNQLEELSDLFGNFKKLEGLYLSNNGLASLPVSIAQLKSLEDLSLENNKFAEIPEILKELKKLKELWMNDNRISELPEFLSEMKALRELKIGNNPIAQNQEEVKNKMAQINSRITLYFS
- a CDS encoding chemotaxis protein CheX, translating into MSVSIDPLLDEKFILTISQIFPEYLEKIINVTAVREAFGPSKNEGLCYENCTMVEFKGEIEGKLFLAMDGYTKLKLLPMVAKSFHIDPTVRTDAPSILMEFANQICGLLISEIKLGRFETDLLPPEMLNHKLIPIDLETYRQYILIYFLKDLKAKEYLGRVYLILLMKKF
- a CDS encoding class I SAM-dependent DNA methyltransferase; translated protein: MKLYNELAEFYFDIEKPARKIDSEAKFLDRLFRKHRIMTILDMGCGTGEHVRYFQSLGYRPKGIDSSSRMIDVAKKRYSHCKFDVSSMQTYQSGALLDCVISLFGSFNYLLTNEEIDSTLKLMEQNLKPAGLAILEIWNAEPLRAIKRKPITPVTQIKSQNTTIQRNRGFRLVRADTSTMVEVNYIYQINAREIRDKHVMRVFYLPEIEKMILRHKFEIMHIYSGFNEAKFKNSAGRILLVLKKKST